One window of Pseudocalidococcus azoricus BACA0444 genomic DNA carries:
- a CDS encoding ferritin-like domain-containing protein: MTVAYPKKLLNTYSARDILQQVVLDREIHLITLNRYRYSEQRSCKDLTNLIEQLNGQPPQLIKDLSRHVSDEARHAMWLTDLLVDMGVEVNTPPGVSYIEEFERLLDGHAPGSDEFLINTLAAINVTEKRGCEYFSAHLYALKQAPQTEENQAIAEVIGKILPEEAGHVRWGNRWLAELARKSPEHRQKVELAKRRYGAIEQAAFESGLDITLGAELRRVGNLLDIAETMPMLNRVSYLAERLPQTLLAPDLQFTRMQAAQRAWKRNPQAFMDKFVPMFINGIQGNKPPQAVASAKAE, encoded by the coding sequence ATGACGGTTGCTTACCCCAAAAAGTTACTCAATACCTACTCTGCCCGTGATATCCTCCAGCAAGTGGTTTTAGATCGGGAGATTCATCTCATTACCCTGAACCGCTATCGCTATAGTGAACAGCGCAGTTGCAAAGATCTGACTAATTTAATTGAGCAACTCAACGGCCAGCCCCCCCAACTCATTAAAGACCTTTCCCGTCATGTTTCCGATGAAGCCCGCCATGCCATGTGGTTAACGGATTTGCTCGTGGATATGGGAGTTGAGGTTAATACTCCACCCGGGGTTTCCTATATTGAGGAATTTGAGCGGCTCTTGGATGGTCACGCCCCCGGCTCTGATGAATTTTTGATCAATACACTTGCGGCAATTAACGTTACGGAAAAACGGGGTTGTGAATATTTTTCGGCCCATCTTTATGCCCTCAAACAGGCCCCACAAACTGAGGAAAACCAGGCCATTGCTGAGGTCATTGGGAAAATTCTCCCGGAAGAAGCAGGTCATGTTCGCTGGGGAAATCGCTGGTTAGCAGAGCTTGCTCGTAAAAGCCCGGAGCATCGCCAAAAAGTTGAACTGGCTAAACGGCGGTATGGGGCCATTGAACAAGCAGCCTTTGAATCGGGTTTGGATATTACCTTGGGGGCAGAACTACGGCGGGTCGGGAATTTACTTGATATTGCCGAAACTATGCCGATGTTGAACCGAGTTTCCTATTTAGCTGAACGCTTACCCCAAACCCTCTTGGCTCCTGATTTACAGTTCACCCGGATGCAAGCGGCACAACGGGCCTGGAAACGGAACCCCCAAGCCTTCATGGATAAGTTTGTCCCGATGTTTATCAATGGGATTCAGGGCAATAAACCGCCGCAAGCCGTGGCCAGTGCCAAAGCTGAATAA
- a CDS encoding primary-amine oxidase has protein sequence MTAPACHPQTAIRSEFSHPLDPLSLEEVAAAVAIVKAEKHLGRHYRFSTVTLQEPDKAVVYGFKPGDEILRQAKIVLLDNDTGKTYEAVVNLNLGKVGAWTEIPGVTPRIMTDEVVEAEQAIKAHPDFQAAIQRRGINNLDLVMIDPWVPGYFDIPEEKGVRLARAIVWLRMSPHDNAYAHPIEGLVPVIDLNKMQVIKVEDYGVVPVPPTDGNYAAEFIKNPRTDIKPLQIVQPDGPSFEVLGQLIKWQKWQIRVGFTPREGLVLYTVGYEDQGRLRPIIYRASMAEMVVPYGDPRPQHVRKNAFDVGEIGLGSLANSLKLGCDCLGEIYYFDAVINDSRGGAVLIENAICLHEEDYGILWKHVDWRLEATEVRRSRRLVLSFIASIDNYEYGFFWYFYQDGTIQYEVKLTGILLCAAVGDTPQYGTLVAPELNALNHQHFFCMRLDMSIDGEENSIYESHTEAVPPGPENPQMNAFVAKKVLLKTEQEAQQLVDPFIARSWLIANPNVKNYLGQPVAYKLIPSETCLPFANDQAWVIKRAGFLNTHFWATPYHPDENFPSGDYPNQHPGGEGLQKWTQANRDLDNTDVVVWYNFGHHHIPRPEDWPIMPAAYIGFHLKPFGFFDRNPGLDVPPNSAINPSSTPTGHCH, from the coding sequence ATGACTGCTCCGGCCTGCCATCCCCAAACTGCTATTCGTTCTGAATTTTCCCATCCCCTGGATCCCCTTTCCCTCGAGGAAGTGGCAGCAGCGGTGGCTATTGTCAAGGCAGAGAAACATCTGGGGCGGCATTATCGCTTTTCCACCGTCACCCTCCAGGAACCAGATAAAGCAGTGGTTTATGGCTTCAAGCCCGGAGATGAGATTCTTCGCCAGGCCAAGATTGTCCTCTTAGATAACGACACGGGCAAAACCTATGAAGCTGTCGTGAATTTGAACCTGGGAAAGGTTGGGGCCTGGACGGAAATTCCGGGAGTGACACCGCGGATCATGACCGATGAAGTCGTGGAGGCCGAGCAAGCGATCAAAGCCCATCCCGATTTCCAGGCCGCGATCCAACGCCGGGGAATCAACAACCTGGATCTGGTGATGATTGATCCCTGGGTGCCTGGTTATTTCGATATTCCTGAAGAAAAGGGAGTTCGCCTGGCACGGGCCATTGTTTGGTTACGGATGAGTCCCCACGACAACGCCTATGCCCACCCCATTGAGGGCCTGGTTCCCGTCATTGATCTGAACAAAATGCAGGTCATCAAGGTTGAGGATTATGGGGTCGTGCCAGTTCCACCCACGGACGGGAATTATGCCGCTGAGTTTATCAAAAATCCTCGCACCGATATTAAACCGCTCCAGATTGTCCAACCCGATGGCCCCAGTTTTGAAGTCTTGGGACAGTTAATTAAATGGCAGAAGTGGCAAATCCGAGTTGGCTTTACACCGCGGGAAGGACTAGTACTCTATACCGTGGGCTATGAAGATCAAGGCCGGCTGCGACCAATTATCTATCGAGCGTCCATGGCAGAAATGGTTGTTCCCTATGGGGATCCCCGCCCCCAACACGTGCGCAAAAATGCCTTTGATGTCGGTGAAATTGGCCTGGGCAGTCTGGCAAATTCCCTCAAACTTGGCTGTGATTGCTTGGGAGAAATCTACTACTTTGATGCAGTGATCAATGATAGTCGGGGGGGAGCGGTTCTCATTGAAAATGCCATTTGCCTCCACGAAGAAGATTATGGGATTCTCTGGAAACACGTGGATTGGCGATTAGAGGCCACAGAGGTGCGGCGGTCGCGACGATTAGTGCTGTCGTTTATTGCCTCGATTGATAATTACGAGTATGGCTTTTTCTGGTATTTCTATCAGGATGGCACGATTCAATATGAAGTGAAATTGACCGGAATTTTACTCTGTGCCGCAGTTGGAGATACGCCTCAATATGGCACCCTAGTGGCACCGGAACTCAATGCCCTAAATCATCAGCATTTCTTCTGTATGCGGCTAGATATGAGTATTGATGGTGAAGAAAACTCCATTTATGAGTCCCATACAGAGGCAGTTCCCCCAGGCCCCGAGAACCCACAAATGAATGCGTTTGTAGCCAAAAAAGTCTTATTGAAAACAGAACAGGAAGCCCAGCAGTTAGTCGATCCCTTTATTGCCCGGAGTTGGTTGATTGCCAATCCCAATGTGAAAAACTATCTGGGACAGCCCGTAGCCTATAAGTTAATTCCCAGCGAAACCTGTTTACCCTTTGCCAATGACCAGGCCTGGGTGATCAAACGGGCTGGCTTTCTCAATACCCACTTTTGGGCTACCCCCTACCATCCTGATGAAAATTTCCCATCCGGTGATTATCCCAATCAACATCCGGGGGGTGAAGGTTTACAAAAATGGACGCAGGCTAATCGTGATCTAGACAATACTGATGTGGTGGTTTGGTATAACTTTGGCCACCATCACATTCCCCGTCCGGAAGATTGGCCGATTATGCCCGCTGCCTATATTGGCTTTCATCTCAAACCCTTTGGCTTTTTTGATCGCAATCCTGGCCTGGATGTCCCCCCCAATTCCGCCATTAACCCTAGCTCTACTCCCACGGGCCATTGCCATTAA
- a CDS encoding ARPP-1 family domain-containing protein, whose translation MTPIPALLAQICLGKPQSHRNLTLYPLIAKDHPALDYLTLDQALQAKTVKITEVSEGGSVPELYFLNQGDRAVLLLDGEELVGAKQNRIVNLSILASGHSTIKIPVSCVEQGRWHYREREFTTSDRSYFAKGRAKKMDRVSTSLRQRGQRDGHQGEVWDEVNEMSDALDTLSDTRAMADIYEQSENQLQSYLAAFGIVLNQVGAIFAINNQIIGLEYFDCPPTFSHLFPKLLRSYAIDALSQAQASQNPANPVNVMDFLTKLARSTVESFPALGEGFDLRLTSPTTVGSVLFARERVIHWSAFRRISEANL comes from the coding sequence ATGACTCCCATTCCCGCCTTGTTAGCCCAAATCTGCCTGGGAAAACCCCAATCCCACCGCAACCTAACTCTTTACCCCTTGATTGCCAAAGACCATCCTGCCTTAGATTACCTCACCCTTGACCAGGCCCTGCAAGCCAAAACCGTCAAAATTACGGAAGTTTCCGAAGGCGGCAGTGTCCCAGAACTTTACTTTCTGAACCAAGGGGATAGGGCGGTGCTGTTGTTGGATGGTGAGGAGTTAGTGGGGGCTAAGCAAAACCGAATTGTCAACTTAAGTATTCTGGCCAGTGGCCATAGCACAATCAAAATTCCGGTTTCCTGTGTTGAACAAGGGCGATGGCACTATCGCGAGCGAGAATTTACAACCTCAGACCGGAGTTATTTTGCCAAGGGTCGGGCCAAGAAAATGGATCGGGTCTCCACCTCCCTCCGACAGCGGGGCCAACGGGATGGTCATCAGGGGGAAGTCTGGGACGAAGTGAACGAGATGTCTGATGCGCTGGATACTTTGAGTGACACGAGGGCCATGGCCGATATTTATGAACAGTCAGAAAACCAGTTACAGTCCTACTTGGCAGCCTTTGGCATTGTCCTGAATCAGGTGGGGGCTATTTTTGCAATTAATAATCAAATCATAGGTCTGGAGTATTTTGATTGCCCGCCGACTTTTAGCCATTTGTTCCCCAAGCTGCTCCGTAGTTATGCCATTGATGCCCTCAGTCAAGCCCAAGCTTCCCAAAATCCAGCTAACCCGGTCAATGTCATGGACTTTCTGACTAAGCTGGCCAGATCAACTGTGGAAAGTTTTCCGGCCTTGGGGGAAGGATTTGATTTACGCTTAACCAGTCCCACAACGGTTGGCAGTGTCCTGTTTGCCCGTGAACGGGTGATCCATTGGAGTGCCTTTCGGCGTATATCTGAAGCGAACCTATGA
- a CDS encoding ribonuclease J → MTQSGTTPALKIIPLGGLHEIGKNTCVFEYEDEIILLDAGLAFPTDGMHGVNIVLPDMTYLRNNRHKIKGMIVTHGHEDHIGGIAFHLKQFDIPVIYGPRLAMALLQGKLEEAGVLEKTELRSVRPRDMVRLGKNFLVEYIRNTHSIADSCSVAIHTPLGVVIHTGDFKIDHTPVDGEYFDFQRLAEHGEKGVLCLISDSTNSEVPGYTPSERSVFPNLERIFMQAQGRIIFTTFASSVHRLNMALELAEKYGRVVSVVGRSMLNVIAHARNLGYIKCPDKLFEPLHVIHKYPDNKVMILTTGSQGEPMSGLTRISKGEHHKIKIRPNDTVVLSAHPIPGNTIAVVNMVDRLMMQGAKVIYGREQGIHVSGHGCQEDQKMMIALTRPKFFLPVHGEHRMLIRHSQTAQSMGIPADNMVIIDNGDVVELTEKSLRVIDKVPAGIELMDRGGIVKAHVLQERQQLAEDGIITVAAAVGTNGQLQADPDVHLRGVVTPIEHSAWQAWVRATLESCLRDRWSDYARNGNQDIDWIGLKNHLERELVRLLRRELQGNAGLLLLLQPITVRAEGSQAQPNSSGKPQANGASSPTPNSSLRRRRTATLAS, encoded by the coding sequence ATGACCCAATCTGGTACAACCCCCGCCCTGAAAATTATTCCCCTGGGTGGCCTGCATGAAATCGGCAAAAATACCTGTGTGTTTGAGTATGAGGACGAAATTATTCTCCTCGATGCCGGGTTAGCTTTTCCTACCGACGGGATGCACGGGGTGAATATTGTCCTGCCGGATATGACCTACCTGCGCAATAATCGCCACAAAATCAAAGGCATGATTGTTACCCACGGCCACGAGGATCACATTGGTGGGATTGCCTTTCACCTGAAGCAGTTTGATATTCCCGTTATTTATGGCCCCCGCCTTGCGATGGCTTTATTGCAAGGAAAATTAGAAGAAGCAGGGGTTCTAGAGAAGACCGAACTTCGCAGTGTCCGCCCTCGCGACATGGTGCGCCTGGGTAAAAACTTCCTAGTTGAATATATCCGCAATACCCACTCCATTGCCGATAGCTGCTCTGTGGCAATTCATACTCCCTTGGGGGTTGTAATTCATACCGGTGACTTCAAGATTGACCATACCCCCGTAGATGGCGAGTATTTCGATTTTCAACGTTTGGCGGAACATGGCGAAAAAGGGGTCTTGTGTCTGATCAGTGACTCTACCAACTCCGAAGTCCCCGGCTATACCCCCTCCGAACGCTCTGTTTTTCCGAATTTAGAGCGAATCTTTATGCAGGCTCAGGGCCGGATTATCTTCACCACCTTTGCCTCTTCGGTGCATCGCTTAAATATGGCTCTGGAGTTGGCCGAGAAATATGGGCGGGTGGTCTCGGTGGTGGGTCGCTCGATGCTCAATGTGATTGCCCATGCTCGGAACCTTGGCTATATTAAATGCCCCGATAAGTTATTTGAGCCGCTCCATGTCATTCACAAGTATCCCGATAACAAGGTGATGATTCTGACCACGGGATCCCAAGGTGAGCCGATGTCTGGTCTGACCCGGATTTCTAAAGGGGAACACCACAAAATCAAAATTCGCCCCAACGACACGGTGGTTCTCTCGGCCCATCCAATTCCGGGAAATACCATCGCTGTCGTCAATATGGTGGATCGATTGATGATGCAGGGGGCTAAAGTCATTTACGGTCGCGAGCAGGGGATTCATGTGTCTGGTCACGGCTGTCAAGAAGACCAAAAAATGATGATTGCCCTGACCCGGCCCAAGTTTTTCTTGCCTGTGCATGGGGAACACCGGATGCTGATCCGCCACAGTCAAACGGCGCAAAGTATGGGGATTCCAGCGGATAACATGGTGATTATTGACAATGGCGATGTGGTGGAATTGACTGAAAAATCCCTCCGCGTCATTGATAAAGTTCCAGCCGGAATTGAATTGATGGATCGGGGTGGCATCGTCAAGGCCCATGTCCTTCAAGAGCGACAACAACTGGCGGAAGATGGGATTATTACAGTCGCAGCAGCGGTGGGAACCAATGGGCAACTCCAGGCTGACCCGGATGTTCATTTACGGGGTGTCGTGACTCCGATTGAGCATAGTGCCTGGCAGGCCTGGGTTCGGGCCACTTTAGAATCTTGCTTACGAGATCGCTGGTCAGATTATGCCCGTAATGGCAACCAAGATATTGACTGGATTGGCCTAAAAAACCACCTAGAACGGGAACTAGTGCGGCTGTTGCGCCGAGAACTCCAAGGCAATGCTGGCCTGTTGCTGCTGTTGCAACCAATTACTGTCAGGGCGGAAGGCAGTCAAGCTCAACCCAATTCCAGCGGTAAACCCCAGGCCAATGGTGCCAGTTCACCCACCCCCAATAGTTCACTGCGGCGGCGGCGGACAGCAACCTTGGCCTCCTAA
- a CDS encoding DUF3318 domain-containing protein — translation MAAMPPPGRADLAELRRLKSLLPPELQSWVMLEPASGANPPLLVSEEIGKDEVEIQVDLARWDQLAKDQRNLLFWHEVARIQADTIPKDGWEMAALAIGLGGAVGELWVQDGLLLMLALGLCGFSGYRLYQKNNGDKLLRQAIEADEKAIGLAVRFGYTLPNAYKSLGSALKVLIEQTPARRQRKRYEARLQALKQSAAKAKARNQTVVNDERPMGAMPPKTPRTVE, via the coding sequence ATGGCTGCCATGCCCCCTCCCGGCCGTGCTGATCTCGCTGAATTACGGCGATTAAAATCTTTATTACCCCCGGAACTTCAAAGCTGGGTAATGCTTGAGCCGGCCAGTGGGGCCAACCCGCCATTGTTGGTTTCCGAAGAAATTGGCAAAGATGAAGTCGAAATCCAGGTAGATTTAGCTCGTTGGGATCAGTTAGCCAAAGATCAGCGAAATTTACTCTTCTGGCATGAAGTGGCCCGGATTCAGGCCGATACAATTCCTAAGGATGGCTGGGAAATGGCGGCGTTGGCCATTGGCTTAGGTGGGGCCGTGGGCGAGTTGTGGGTTCAGGATGGCCTATTGTTGATGCTGGCCTTAGGCCTCTGCGGCTTTTCCGGCTATCGGCTTTACCAGAAAAATAATGGGGATAAGCTTCTCCGCCAGGCCATTGAGGCCGATGAAAAAGCGATTGGGTTAGCGGTGCGGTTTGGTTATACCTTACCCAATGCCTACAAAAGCCTGGGTAGTGCCCTAAAAGTCCTGATCGAGCAAACCCCCGCCCGCCGCCAACGGAAACGCTATGAAGCTCGCCTCCAGGCCCTCAAACAAAGTGCTGCCAAAGCTAAAGCGCGCAATCAAACCGTTGTGAATGATGAGCGGCCGATGGGAGCGATGCCACCCAAAACCCCGCGGACTGTGGAATAG
- the dapA gene encoding 4-hydroxy-tetrahydrodipicolinate synthase: MADFGRVLTAMITPFTPEGAVNYDLAGELATYLVDHGSDGLVVCGTTGESPTLTWDEEFKLFQTVQAAVGKKAKILAGTGSNCTKEAISATSKAADLGLDGALLVVPYYNKPPQESLYAHFRAIAESVPDFPLMLYNIPGRTGQNLLPETVIRLAELENIVAIKEASGNLDQASQIRQHLPPPFRIYSGDDSLTLPLLAIGSYGVVSVASHLVGESLQQMVQAFVQGQVETAATLHLQLLDLFKVLFVTTNPIPVKAALELQGWSVGSPRLPLTPASESLRQSLHSVLTSLQLL; this comes from the coding sequence ATGGCTGATTTTGGGCGCGTCTTAACTGCGATGATCACGCCGTTTACCCCAGAGGGCGCGGTTAATTACGACTTGGCAGGGGAATTAGCGACTTACTTAGTTGATCATGGCTCTGATGGCCTGGTCGTTTGTGGAACGACTGGAGAATCTCCCACTCTAACCTGGGATGAGGAATTTAAGCTGTTCCAAACAGTCCAGGCCGCGGTGGGTAAAAAAGCTAAGATTTTAGCCGGCACGGGTTCAAACTGTACTAAGGAGGCTATTTCTGCCACCTCCAAAGCGGCTGATCTGGGCCTGGATGGGGCCTTACTGGTAGTTCCCTACTATAATAAGCCTCCTCAAGAGAGTTTATATGCTCACTTTAGGGCCATCGCCGAGTCCGTGCCAGATTTTCCCTTGATGCTCTACAACATTCCTGGCCGCACAGGTCAAAACCTGCTCCCCGAAACGGTGATTCGCTTGGCCGAATTAGAGAATATTGTCGCCATCAAAGAAGCGAGTGGGAATCTAGACCAGGCCAGCCAAATTCGCCAGCACCTGCCCCCGCCCTTTCGGATTTATTCCGGTGATGATTCCCTCACCTTGCCCCTTTTGGCCATTGGCAGCTATGGTGTAGTCAGTGTTGCTAGTCATCTGGTAGGAGAATCGTTGCAACAAATGGTGCAGGCTTTCGTTCAAGGCCAGGTTGAGACCGCCGCCACCCTACACTTACAGCTTTTAGACCTCTTCAAAGTGTTATTTGTGACTACGAATCCGATTCCCGTCAAAGCTGCATTAGAACTTCAAGGTTGGTCTGTTGGATCCCCCCGCTTACCCCTCACCCCCGCCTCTGAATCGTTGCGTCAATCTCTCCACTCTGTGCTGACCTCCTTGCAACTTCTCTAG
- the rpmF gene encoding 50S ribosomal protein L32, translated as MACPKKKTSKSKRDIRRSNWKRKASFQADRALSIGKSILTERAKGFYFPEQDDADEESES; from the coding sequence ATGGCCTGTCCAAAGAAGAAAACCTCCAAATCAAAGCGGGATATCCGCCGATCTAACTGGAAACGGAAAGCAAGTTTCCAAGCTGACCGGGCTTTATCCATTGGTAAATCTATACTGACGGAGCGGGCTAAGGGCTTCTACTTCCCAGAACAAGATGATGCAGATGAGGAGTCTGAATCCTAG
- a CDS encoding 2OG-Fe(II) oxygenase family protein: protein MSGFLRIDYQAPTAAVEFTASLHNIGFAVLQSPPIPAGLVEQVYADWQSFFSSDEKFNYTFDPQRQRGYFPFQMERAKNQAHPDLKEFFHLYAREDLPPGLGAATWVLFQALIRIGADLLTWLEAYCPPEIQARFQPSLVKMTQDSPETLLRILHYPPLPKTVPRGVVRAAAHEDVNLITLLPAATQAGLEVQDRHGAWYRVPAEAGDLVVNVGDMLQLASQSYYCSTTHQVVNPEDTLAGESRFSLPLFIHPHPDVQLTPEITAQAYLQQRLQEIGLL from the coding sequence ATGTCTGGCTTCCTGCGGATTGATTACCAGGCCCCCACTGCGGCGGTAGAGTTTACAGCCTCTCTCCATAACATTGGTTTTGCAGTCTTGCAGTCTCCGCCGATTCCCGCCGGCCTGGTTGAACAGGTGTATGCGGATTGGCAGAGTTTTTTCAGTTCTGATGAAAAATTTAACTACACCTTTGATCCGCAACGCCAACGGGGGTATTTTCCATTTCAGATGGAACGGGCCAAAAACCAAGCCCATCCTGACCTGAAAGAATTTTTCCATCTCTACGCACGGGAGGACTTACCACCAGGCCTGGGAGCAGCAACTTGGGTCTTATTCCAAGCCCTAATCCGGATCGGTGCAGACTTATTAACCTGGCTAGAGGCCTATTGTCCCCCAGAGATACAGGCCCGGTTTCAGCCATCCCTCGTTAAGATGACCCAAGACAGTCCCGAAACTCTTTTGCGAATTTTGCACTATCCCCCCCTACCCAAAACAGTCCCCCGAGGAGTTGTCCGCGCCGCGGCCCATGAAGATGTAAACTTGATTACCCTCTTACCAGCCGCAACTCAGGCAGGCCTGGAAGTTCAAGATCGTCACGGGGCCTGGTATCGAGTGCCAGCAGAAGCTGGGGATCTGGTCGTCAATGTCGGGGATATGTTGCAGTTGGCCAGCCAGAGTTATTACTGCTCCACTACCCACCAAGTCGTAAACCCAGAAGATACTCTCGCAGGAGAGTCCCGCTTTTCCCTACCCCTATTTATTCATCCCCACCCCGATGTCCAACTAACTCCAGAGATCACAGCGCAAGCCTATCTACAACAACGCTTGCAAGAAATTGGCTTACTTTAA
- a CDS encoding TOBE domain-containing protein — translation MNFVTGLVNDRGEFVVGDWSLPLKKQANIKQAWQGKPLTLGIRAEHLYPASDGPGHLLGAVALVEALGHETSLVVEIQSVEEALAWRVRVPAQLSVKVGDSLWLRLNEAAMHWFDPNTGRVVCSEL, via the coding sequence ATGAATTTTGTGACGGGACTGGTGAATGATCGGGGAGAATTTGTGGTTGGGGATTGGTCTTTGCCCTTAAAAAAACAAGCAAACATTAAGCAGGCCTGGCAAGGAAAACCCTTGACGTTAGGGATTCGGGCTGAGCATCTTTATCCGGCCTCAGACGGTCCCGGTCATCTTCTGGGAGCGGTTGCCCTAGTTGAAGCTCTCGGCCATGAAACATCCCTAGTTGTGGAGATTCAGTCTGTTGAAGAGGCCTTGGCCTGGCGCGTCCGAGTTCCAGCCCAACTGTCGGTGAAGGTTGGCGATTCTCTGTGGCTGAGACTGAATGAAGCGGCTATGCACTGGTTTGATCCAAATACTGGCCGGGTGGTATGTTCAGAACTTTAG
- a CDS encoding LCP family protein, translating into MFIRFRHSPNYSSTNPVQVSLAAVPSELHRFWWLSGWLGVGLISATLGGLVALISHSTPLQQKTLSPNEAAVFSQAPRNTLQLDRPLTLMVIGTSVLTSDVDAPPPSGLTYHANVNSLEGLSDTLLLVRVDPQERRLVMLSIPRDTLTSISGRGDAKINEANALGGPALTAETVSQLLGGVQIDRYLRINVQGVTKLVDALGGVTFYVPKDMKYRDDSQRLNIDLKAGKQHLNGQQTHDLLRFRYDELGDIGRIQRQQAVIRAVVEQSLQPETLARIPQILTVVQENLDTNLSLQEVGQLTGFISNLPRSQMQMLMLPGYFSNNGQDSTNPSYWLPRYGDIQALVNSHFRDHQDETLPQTQPSRVRIAIQPSGSLSKQDSPPQPASTNPTLSQTIKKLGQAGYSNVYFGQAWGEPLPITRIIAQQGDLATAQAIRIALGFGEVRVESTGVLDSDITIQLGTDAQSRPSPNYP; encoded by the coding sequence TTGTTTATCCGTTTCCGTCATTCACCCAATTACTCTTCTACCAACCCTGTACAAGTATCTCTTGCAGCAGTACCCAGTGAACTCCATCGGTTTTGGTGGTTATCAGGTTGGTTGGGCGTTGGTTTAATTTCGGCAACATTGGGGGGCCTGGTCGCCCTGATTTCCCACAGCACACCCTTGCAACAAAAAACCCTTAGTCCCAACGAAGCTGCGGTTTTCTCCCAGGCCCCTCGCAATACGTTGCAATTAGATCGCCCCCTGACCTTAATGGTGATCGGCACTAGCGTCTTAACCTCGGATGTGGATGCCCCGCCCCCCTCTGGTCTGACCTATCACGCCAATGTCAACTCCCTGGAAGGACTATCCGACACCCTCCTCCTAGTGAGAGTTGATCCCCAAGAACGGCGGCTAGTGATGCTCTCCATTCCCCGTGATACCCTGACCTCTATTTCGGGCCGGGGCGATGCCAAAATCAATGAAGCCAATGCCTTGGGCGGCCCAGCTTTAACCGCAGAAACAGTCAGCCAACTCTTAGGTGGAGTCCAGATTGATCGCTACCTGCGCATTAATGTCCAAGGCGTAACAAAATTAGTAGATGCCCTCGGTGGAGTGACATTTTATGTGCCTAAGGATATGAAATATCGGGATGATAGCCAACGCCTGAATATTGATCTCAAAGCCGGGAAGCAACATCTCAATGGTCAACAAACCCATGATCTACTCCGATTTCGCTATGACGAGTTAGGAGATATTGGCCGGATTCAACGACAGCAAGCGGTGATTCGAGCCGTAGTTGAACAATCCCTGCAACCAGAAACCCTGGCCCGAATTCCCCAAATTCTCACTGTTGTCCAAGAAAACCTCGATACCAATCTCAGTCTTCAGGAAGTTGGTCAACTGACCGGATTCATCAGCAACCTTCCCCGCTCCCAAATGCAAATGCTGATGCTCCCAGGTTACTTCAGCAACAATGGCCAAGACTCCACCAACCCCAGCTATTGGCTACCCCGCTATGGCGACATTCAAGCCCTGGTCAATAGCCATTTTCGCGATCATCAGGATGAAACTCTGCCGCAGACTCAACCCAGCCGGGTCAGGATTGCCATTCAGCCCTCTGGCTCCCTTTCAAAGCAAGACTCTCCCCCACAGCCAGCATCTACCAATCCAACCCTCTCACAAACTATCAAAAAACTAGGTCAGGCTGGCTATAGCAATGTCTATTTTGGCCAGGCCTGGGGTGAACCTTTGCCCATAACGCGGATTATTGCCCAACAGGGAGATTTAGCCACAGCCCAGGCGATTCGGATTGCCCTTGGCTTTGGGGAAGTGCGAGTTGAAAGTACAGGGGTTTTAGATTCTGATATCACCATTCAATTAGGCACTGATGCCCAATCGCGCCCTTCCCCGAACTATCCCTAA
- a CDS encoding YciI family protein has translation MAKFVAIGHYCADVLEKRAPYREAHLAGLQAQKEQGILITIGPTKDLTLFVAIYEAVSQEVVEALVTGDPYWQNGIWTDYEIKEWIQAIG, from the coding sequence ATGGCAAAATTTGTGGCAATCGGTCATTACTGTGCGGATGTACTAGAAAAACGCGCCCCCTATCGTGAGGCTCACCTCGCTGGCCTGCAAGCCCAAAAAGAACAGGGTATTTTGATCACCATTGGCCCCACCAAAGACCTGACCCTGTTTGTCGCCATCTATGAGGCCGTATCCCAAGAGGTTGTGGAGGCTCTTGTCACGGGGGATCCCTATTGGCAAAACGGGATTTGGACTGATTACGAAATTAAAGAGTGGATCCAGGCCATCGGCTAG